One window of the Benincasa hispida cultivar B227 chromosome 3, ASM972705v1, whole genome shotgun sequence genome contains the following:
- the LOC120072808 gene encoding dof zinc finger protein DOF5.3-like has product MGLSSKQVSIDGFDWSKALMQAQKLELPKLAPSSGVKRAQHQNQNQIQPQIEQLKCPRCDSTNTKFCYYNNYNKSQPRHFCRACKRHWTKGGTLRNVPVGGGRKNKRLKKKPTPNSTKSSSSAAASTAADVINPQMDVHHFQNLPLYQGLIFPSPSSSNWAECENFTTSYGILNSQNPDFSAVSTTTSTHSPISPKFNNYSDQELKPTETEQLAHHPWQLPSTGCGVADMSSSYWSWEDINTFAATDLNIPWDDDHDIKP; this is encoded by the coding sequence ATGGGTTTGAGTTCAAAACAGGTTTCGATCGATGGATTTGATTGGAGCAAGGCGCTAATGCAAGCACAGAAACTGGAGCTTCCAAAATTGGCTCCAAGCTCCGGCGTGAAACGAGCACAACACCAAAATCAGAATCAAATTCAGCCACAGATAGAGCAATTGAAGTGCCCCAGATGCGATTCAACCAACACTAAATTCTGTTACTACAACAATTACAACAAATCTCAACCTCGCCATTTTTGCAGAGCTTGTAAACGCCACTGGACCAAAGGTGGAACTCTACGAAACGTCCCTGTTGGTGGCGGCCGTAAGAACAAGCgcctaaaaaaaaaaccaaccccCAACTCCACAAAATCTTCCTCCTCCGCCGCCGCCTCCACCGCCGCTGACGTGATCAATCCCCAAATGGAtgttcatcattttcaaaacCTTCCTCTGTATCAGGGGCTGATTTTTCCCTCGCCGTCGTCAAGCAATTGGGCGGAATGCGAAAATTTCACCACAAGTTACGGGATTCTAAATTCTCAAAACCCCGATTTCTCGGCAGTTTCAACAACCACCTCAACGCATTCTCCAATTTCCccaaaatttaacaattattcGGATCAAGAATTGAAACCCACAGAAACAGAGCAACTCGCTCATCATCCATGGCAGCTTCCATCCACCGGCTGCGGCGTCGCCGACATGTCGAGCAGCTACTGGAGCTGGGAAGACATCAACACCTTCGCCGCAACTGATCTCAACATCCCATGGGACGACGATCATGATATCAAACCTTGA